The genomic stretch GTCATCACGGACATAATCACGGAAACGATGTTGGAATCTTTTTACCAGAAAACAACAATAATCTACAACCAAATGTAACTCATACATTCTCGGATTTAGTTGCTTCTCCAAATTTATTAGGAACATATGACATTATCTTTTTAAACTGTGGATTGAGTGAGAGTTTCACTGGATTTAATGACAATATTTTACAATATGTAAGCAATGGCGGAATTTTATACGCAACAGATTGGGCATATAAATATGTAGAAGGAATTACGGGCGATGGACAACAATATATCGATTTCTTAGATAATGATAAAAGTGGAAATTCGCTGTCTACCGAAGCAACCATTTTTGATCAAGATTTAATCGATTGGTTACAAGTAAACTTCAATATTACACTAAACAATAACGACACTATATTACTTGACGAATTTTTACCAGGATGGCAAGTAGTTGATAGCGCAAATGATGCAACTGTAATCAGTTGGTTTAACGGACCAGTTACATATCGCGACAATGTTGGCGCAACAGTTACACAAAATAAAGACTTGGCGTTTACATTTCAAGTTGGAAACGGCGGCGTGTTTTACTCTTCATTTCATACGGAAAATCACGACGACGGATTCAGTACCGTAGACAGACTTTTAGAATACTTAGTATTTGAATTGTCTTCGCTATAACTAAAATGTAAACTATTAGAAAAGCCTGAATGTTCTTTCCATTCAGGCTTTTTTGTTAATGAAACTCCATTTGGAGAAGCCTGAAAGGCGAACTCAAAATGGTACGTTGAATTAATCCCGCTGTAGAGCGGGATCTTAAACTCGTAAAAATTTAATATCGAAAATATGCTTGGCGCGAAACAACTCGTAAAAAAGCGAAAAAGGTAGTATCTTTGTCAGCATTATATATTTAGTACGACTCAAAAGTATATTTGTATACTAATACTGAGTTTGGCGTGTGATGCTGAATCAAGTTCAGCATGACGAAATGAATTCACAAAGCGTCAATTCGAGTGATTTTTTGCAAAAAAAATGTACTTCGATAAACTCAGTAGAACTATCGAGAATAACTTTGAAATCAATTCATAAATGATATAGTAAAAACTAGCGAAAGAAAAAATGAAACGAGTAATAGTAGGACTTTCTGGTGGTGTAGATTCAAGTGTAACCGCATATCTTTTGAAAGAACAAGGATACGAAGTCATTGGTTTATTCATGAAAAACTGGCACGATGATTCTGTGACCATTTCTGATGAATGTCCGTGGTTAGAAGATAGCAACGATGCCTTAATTGTTGCTGATAAATTAGGAATTCCATTTCAAACAGTAGATTTAAGCGAAGAATACAAAGAACGTATTGTTGACTATATGTTCAACGAATACAAAAAAGGGCGTACGCCAAATCCGGATGTATTATGCAATCGGGAAATAAAATTTGATGTATTCATGAAAATTGCCTTAGACTTAGGCGCAGATTATGTTGCAACAGGTCACTACTGTAGAAAGGAAACGATTGAAAAAGATGGTAAGCAAATTTATAAGCTCTTAGCAGGAAAAGATGATAACAAAGATCAATCGTATTTTTTATGTCAACTTTCGCAAGAACAATTAGAAAAATCATTATTTCCTATTGGCGAATTGACAAAACCAGAAGTACGTGAAATTGCTGCAAAAGCAGATTTAATTACTGCCGATAAAAAAGATTCGCAAGGATTATGTTTTATCGGAAAAGTGAAATTGCCAGACTTTTTACAACAGCAATTGCAACCAAAAGAAGGTGTCATTGTAGAAGTTCCGCAAGAAAAAGAAAGTTATCACAAGGAATTACCAACGTTTGCAAATAAAGGAGAAGAATTGGCGTATTACGCTCAAAAATATACCTACCAACAAACCGATGGAAAAGTAGTAGGAAAACATCAAGGCGCACATTATTTTACCAAAGGACAACGCAAAGGTTTGGCAGTTGGCGGAACAATAGAACCTTTATTTGTGATTGAAACCGATGTAAAAGAAAACGTAATTTACACAGGACAAGGAAAATCGCATCCAGGATTATACCGACGCACATTATTTGTAAAAGACGACGAATTGCATTGGGTTCGTGAAGATTTGGCGTTACAACCAGACGAATCTATGGAAGTTATGGCGCGTATTCGTTACAGACAACCGTTGGAAAAAGCGTTTGTTCATAAAATAGATGGTGGCGCATATGTAGATTTTCAAAATCCGCAAAGTGCTATCATGGAAGGACAATTTGTAGCTTGGTATATAGAAGATGAATTGATCGGTTCTGGAGTGATTTCTTAGGGAAGTTGAAGCTGAAAATGAAATTGAAGTTGAAGTTGAAGTTGAAAAAATATCGAATATTGAACAAGGATTATTGAATAACGAAAAGTTAAAAGTTAAAAGTTAAAAGTTAAAAGTTAAAAGTGAAAAGTGAAAACAAATTAACAAATAGACAAACACACAAATCAACAAATCAACAAAAAAGGAGCAAAGCGACTAAAACCCAATACCTAAACAAATGAAAAAGCTAATCGTATTGCTAATCATATTCTTTATACAATCCAATTTTGCACAAACCGAACACGCTTGGGTATATTTTACAGACAAACCTGATGTGGCTAATTCAATAGCGAATCCGACAACTATATTAACTCAAAAAGCAGTTGATCGAAAGATGAATCATGGTGTTGCGATTGATGAACGTGATGTTCCAGTGAACGAATCGTATATCACGCAAGTGAAAGCACAAATGGGAATTACCGTTAAAGCGAAATCAAAATGGTTCAATTGTGTCCATGTTTTGGGAACGCAAATAGATATTGATGCTTTAATAAATTTATCGTTTGTAAACCAAATTTTATATGCAGATCGCTCGCTGAATTCTTCCAGTAGGCCTTCTGCGGAAGCGAATACAGAAAGAACGGTAGAAAAGTTTGAAACCTTAGTATTTTATAACTATGGAAATGGTTCGAATCAAGCGGGAATGATCAAAATTGACAAACTTCATGAACTCGATTACACAGGCGAAGGCGTTACAGTTGCTGTGATTGATGGCGGATTTGTCAATGTAAATACAATGGCAGCTTTCCAGCGATTGCGCGATAATGGCGATTTATTAAATGGCTATGATTTTGTAGATCGGACTTCGGATGTGTATTTATATACAGGAAACAGTCACGGAACAAACGTTTTGTCAGATATGGCAGGTTATATTGATGGACAATTTGTTGGAACTGCGCCAGATGCAAGCTATTATTTGTTCAGAACAGAAGATGCTGCGACTGAAACGCCCGTGGAAGAATCGTATTGGGTTGAAGCTACGGAACGCGCAGATAGTTTAGGTGTTGATGTTGTAAATACTTCATTAGGATACAATCGGTTTGACGAAAGTAAATACGATTATACAACGGCTGATATGGACGGAAATACAACGTTTATTACAAAAGGTTCTAATATTGCTGTTGAGAAAGGATTGCTCATTGTAAACTCAGCAGGAAATTCTGGAAATGATGGAACTTGGGGAATCATTACTGCGCCAGCCGATGGAAATGGTTTCACAATTGGAGCAGTTAATTCAAGCGGAAATTATGCGTCGTTTAGTTCTCGTGGAAGAACGCCAAATACGCCTGTAAAACCAGATGTTGTAGCGCAAGGAGCAAGTGTGTATGTAATAAGTTCGGCAGGAAATGTAGTTACATCAAATGGAACTTCTTTTTCTTCACCAATAATTGCAGGTTCAATGGCATGTTTGGTACAAGCGTTTCCAAACAAAACAAATTTAGAATTGATGCAACTCGTTCGCGAATCATCTTCTATATATTCAAATCCTACAATACAATTAGGATACGGAATTCCAAATTTTGAATCTGTATTTCAGACCTTATTAACTTCTGAAAGTAATTTGACTACAATTCAAGTCTTTCCAAATCCCGCGAAAGCGATTGTGCAAATCAATTTCCCAGAAGGAACTCAAAATGCAACAATTACGTTGGGGAATTTGGTAGGAAAAACGATCAAAACATATACGACAAATACAACGTATAAAAATATAGATGTGAGTCAATTGGCGGCAGGAATGTACTTGTTGCGCATTGAAACAAACGGAGAACAATTTACCCGAAAAATTATAAAACAATAACACGAATGACGTTGTTCGCACAGAATAGAATTACACAATTATACAATATAGAATATCCAATAATTCAAGGTGGAATGATTTGGGCAAGTGGTTGGCGGTTGGCTTCTGCAGTAAGTAATGCTGGTGGATTGGGCTTAATTGGCGCAGGATCGATGTATCCAGATGTGTTGCGTGAACATATTCAAAAGTGTAAAAAAGCAACGGATAAACCATTTGGTGTCAACGTTCCGATGTTGTATCCGAATATTGAAGAAATTATGAATATTATTGTGGAAGAAGGCGTGAAAATCGTTTTTACTTCTGCGGGAAATCCTAAAACGTGGACACCTTTTTTAAAGGAAAACGGAATTATAGTAACACATGTTGTCAGTAGTTCTAAGTTTGCATTAAAATCTCAAGAAGCTGGCGTACATGCTGTCGTTGCAGAAGGTTTTGAAGCTGGCGGACATAACGGAAGAGAAGAAACTACAACTTTGACATTGATTCCAACCGTAAAAGAAAAATTAGAAATTCCATTGATTGCCGCTGGCGGAATTGGAAGTGGAAAAGCGATGTTAGCTGCGATGGTTTTAGGCGCAGATGGCGTACAAGTTGGAAGTAGATTTGTTGCCACAGAAGAAGCATCATCACATATAGAATTTAAGAAAAAAGTAGTAGAAGCCAAAGAAGGAAGTACTAAATTGATGTTGAAGGAATTGGCGCCAGTTCGGTTGTTGAAAAATAAATTTTACGAAGATATTGAAGAATTATACACAAAATCTCCAAGCGTGGACGAACTCAAAACTTTACTTGGTAGAGCGCGCGCAAAACGTGGAATGTTTGAAGGCGATTTGGTAGAAGGTGAATTGGAAATTGGGCAAGTTTCTGCGTTGATTCACGATATAAAACCTGCGGCAACTGTTGTCAGTGATATGATTTTAGAGTTTCAAGAAAGTGTAAATTTGATCAAAAATAAATTTTAAAAATATGAAAGCAAAAGCAAAAGTAAAATTTATAAGTGTCCATCCAGTATTGGCTGTGAAAAACGTGATACAATCGTTAGGTTTTTATGTGAATAAACTCGGCTTTAAAGTTGCTTTTGCCGATCACAAAACGAATCCGAAATATGTAGGAATCAAGCGTGGACTTGTGGAAATTCATTTGCAACAACACCACGATGCTTCAGAATGGGAACACACTATTGAGCGTCCGATGTTGCGTTTTTTAGTGTTGAGCACCGAAAATTTATTTGAAGAATATAAAGCAAAAGGAATATTTCATGCGCAAACTTCTATTAAAAAAACCACTTGGAACACAAAAGAATTCGCTTTTTACGACTTAGATAAAAACGGTTTGACGTTTTATGAGAATTTGTAGTTAAAGATTATCTTTTCGGACTAAAGAAAGATGCTATTTTAGAAATAAAACTAGACTTTTCTTTTATACTAATTTCGAATTTCTGTTCGCAATGATGAAGTGAAATTTCAGTACTGATTCTCGATTTTACGTGCGATAGATTGATAATTGTTCTTTGTGTAATTTTCTCAAAATTGTACGGCTTCAACTCCTCGGATAAATTACTAATTGTCATACGAATGTTTTCTATGAGAACTTCGTCATTCTTTCCATAAATAGACACGTAATTCTTTTTTGCTTGACATCCTTCACGGTTTTTAGTGGTAATAATTTTCGCAGTCGTAATATAATAAGCATCTTCAGCTTTAAACATATAATTACTATCACCTACTGAAAGATTTATTTTGCCTGTTTCAACTCTGCCTTTAGTTTGAATTTTTCCAATAATTTTATTCTTCAGAATTGTTTCAAAATCTTCTAAATCAAAAGGTTTACTCATGTAGCCAGAAATGTCTAAATTATTAATAATCTCACCATGTTTTCCAGTAGTAGAAGTTAAAAATACTACTTTTTTTGAAGAAGCAATTTTTTCGGAAAGTTGTATTCCATTAAGACCTGGCATATCAAAATCTACAATTAATAAGTCGTATGAATCATTGTTAATTTTATTGTAAGCATTTATAGAACTGTGATAACTTGAAACATGTTCTAAATTGTATGTCTTTGCAATTGTGTCAATTTTTTCCTTAACGTAAGAAAGCATTTTTGGATCGTCATCCACAAGAATGTATCGAATTTTCATGAGGCAATAGCTAAAGTTAATCGTGATATGTATTGTTTGTTTGGTAATGCTTCGTGCGATAATTTACTACCAGGATAATAGGTGTTTATCAATTGTTCAAGCGCATTAAGTCCAAAACCACTTTCAGTATCGGTAATTTTCACAGGATGTTCTAGTTGAACTTCAGCGCTATTTATTAAGCTGTAATTTAGCTTGTTATGTTCATTTTGTTCCAGCTTGATAGTGATAAAGGAATTTTCATCGTTCAGACTTCCGTGTTTTAAAGCATTTTCAACAAAAGGAAAAAACAATGTGGGTTTTATTTCAAGCGTGCTACGTTGTTCGTCATTTAACAAGTCTTCCAACTCAATTTTAGCATTTGGTTTTAAATAGCGAATCAATTCTAAAAACATTTCTACATATTTCAATTCTTCTGTAATTGAAATAGCAGTTTTATTCAAGGCTGCAACATTATAATCCAATAGGTTAAAAATATTCTTTAGTGCATCAATAGGAGGAATGCCCATTTCAGATTTTCCAATTTTATAATGAACTCCCCATATTGTCTTATAATTAGCGCGCGCGCTTTCCAAGTCCATATATACTTGATTGATTACGTTTTTGATAAAATGTGCGCCAAGTCGCGTATTATTTGCTTCTACACTTTTATAATCTGCATATTTTTCAAAAGCTCTTTGTTGATGATTTATTTCTTGACCAAGTGTGGAAATCTTCTTCTCGCTATTTCGTTTTATGGTTTTTAATTCCTTTTCTAGAAACATACTTTTTTCATGCCTTAGCAACAACTCTTTTTCAAGTTTTTCTATATCTCGCAATTGTTTACTATAACCAGTCACAGCTTTTTCATTGGCTACAACGTATTCCTTTAAAGCATTATTTTCTTTTTTGTACGCTCGTTTTTTGTAAACGTTGAATATGTTTCTACTAAAAGCTATTACAAAAGCTATAAAGAGAACGATACTTATGATTAGTAGTAAATCATCTTCAGTTAACAAATCGTCAAATAATCCTTGTTCCATCTATTCTTAGTTGTCTATGCGTGTTTCTTACTTTTTACTTATCACAAAAAGAACCACTTCTATCCCAAATATAGCTTGTCTGTCCCAAATAGGAAAATAAAATGTCAAAGAGTAGCATATTTGGTGCAAGAATAAGCGCTATTCGAAAGTAAAAGGTTTCTGTAGGAGAAACGTATTACAAATCTTTAAAAAAGTAAAAACGATGAAAGATGTAAACAAAATGACCAAAGAAGATTTGAAACGCATTGAAGAAGCTCATGGGCAAAAATCAAATCCAACACAAGAAGAAATAGATTTTCTTGAACGCGCAAAAAAGGCTGTTGCGCAAAATAAATAACAGCAATTAATAAATACTTTTAAATTTTAACATTATGAATACACAAGACAAAGAAAATCAACCAATCAATCATCCTGATGATGTGAATCACGGAAATCAGATGAATCCAGATCATGAGGAATATCATCATTCAAGAGAAGAAAATGATTGATAAGATCACTTTAAGTGGATTTGCTGGAAGCGGTAAATCCACTATTGGAAAAAATCTTCAAGAAGCACTCAATTTTGAGTTTATCTCCGTTGGGAATTTTTCAAGAAAGTTGGCTAATGAAGAATATAAAATGACCATTAATGCATTTCAACAGAAGTGTACAAAAAATCCAAAATTAGATGCAGAGATCGACAAAAAGTTTCAAATAGAATGTAATTCGAAAGACAACTTAGTTATTGATTATCGACTCGGATTCAAGTTTATACAGAATGCTTTTCATGTATTGCTCAAAGTTTCAGACCAAGAAGCAGTAAGTAGAATTAAAGCCGCAAACCGAACTGATGAGACAATTTCAGCGAAAGCGATAGACACTAGAAATGAAAACATGCGAACACGTTTTTTATCAAGTTATAACGTGGATTTTACCAACGAAAAAAACTATCATCTCTTGATTGATACAGATTCGTTAACACCGAAAGAAATCACGAATTTAATTATAGAAGAATTTAAAAA from Kordia antarctica encodes the following:
- a CDS encoding carboxypeptidase-like regulatory domain-containing protein; the protein is MKNKLLKPFITTQPKDVLHIYHKTNQIKTNMKIQKLLLLVLSVSFLISCEKDSESAPLAESSISGKFLAPNDIDPIVNGIITASKDGTIVSETISATDGSFTLTNLSAGEYEISLKKGLFSSTRAVEVAEDDDLDIPNIPIESFPRIGVVTGNYDNIESVLYDIGLVNPFTQEPLFDIIQGTGIGRPAANTGHHGHNHGNDVGIFLPENNNNLQPNVTHTFSDLVASPNLLGTYDIIFLNCGLSESFTGFNDNILQYVSNGGILYATDWAYKYVEGITGDGQQYIDFLDNDKSGNSLSTEATIFDQDLIDWLQVNFNITLNNNDTILLDEFLPGWQVVDSANDATVISWFNGPVTYRDNVGATVTQNKDLAFTFQVGNGGVFYSSFHTENHDDGFSTVDRLLEYLVFELSSL
- the mnmA gene encoding tRNA 2-thiouridine(34) synthase MnmA, encoding MKRVIVGLSGGVDSSVTAYLLKEQGYEVIGLFMKNWHDDSVTISDECPWLEDSNDALIVADKLGIPFQTVDLSEEYKERIVDYMFNEYKKGRTPNPDVLCNREIKFDVFMKIALDLGADYVATGHYCRKETIEKDGKQIYKLLAGKDDNKDQSYFLCQLSQEQLEKSLFPIGELTKPEVREIAAKADLITADKKDSQGLCFIGKVKLPDFLQQQLQPKEGVIVEVPQEKESYHKELPTFANKGEELAYYAQKYTYQQTDGKVVGKHQGAHYFTKGQRKGLAVGGTIEPLFVIETDVKENVIYTGQGKSHPGLYRRTLFVKDDELHWVREDLALQPDESMEVMARIRYRQPLEKAFVHKIDGGAYVDFQNPQSAIMEGQFVAWYIEDELIGSGVIS
- a CDS encoding S8 family serine peptidase, whose product is MKKLIVLLIIFFIQSNFAQTEHAWVYFTDKPDVANSIANPTTILTQKAVDRKMNHGVAIDERDVPVNESYITQVKAQMGITVKAKSKWFNCVHVLGTQIDIDALINLSFVNQILYADRSLNSSSRPSAEANTERTVEKFETLVFYNYGNGSNQAGMIKIDKLHELDYTGEGVTVAVIDGGFVNVNTMAAFQRLRDNGDLLNGYDFVDRTSDVYLYTGNSHGTNVLSDMAGYIDGQFVGTAPDASYYLFRTEDAATETPVEESYWVEATERADSLGVDVVNTSLGYNRFDESKYDYTTADMDGNTTFITKGSNIAVEKGLLIVNSAGNSGNDGTWGIITAPADGNGFTIGAVNSSGNYASFSSRGRTPNTPVKPDVVAQGASVYVISSAGNVVTSNGTSFSSPIIAGSMACLVQAFPNKTNLELMQLVRESSSIYSNPTIQLGYGIPNFESVFQTLLTSESNLTTIQVFPNPAKAIVQINFPEGTQNATITLGNLVGKTIKTYTTNTTYKNIDVSQLAAGMYLLRIETNGEQFTRKIIKQ
- a CDS encoding NAD(P)H-dependent flavin oxidoreductase, with the translated sequence MTLFAQNRITQLYNIEYPIIQGGMIWASGWRLASAVSNAGGLGLIGAGSMYPDVLREHIQKCKKATDKPFGVNVPMLYPNIEEIMNIIVEEGVKIVFTSAGNPKTWTPFLKENGIIVTHVVSSSKFALKSQEAGVHAVVAEGFEAGGHNGREETTTLTLIPTVKEKLEIPLIAAGGIGSGKAMLAAMVLGADGVQVGSRFVATEEASSHIEFKKKVVEAKEGSTKLMLKELAPVRLLKNKFYEDIEELYTKSPSVDELKTLLGRARAKRGMFEGDLVEGELEIGQVSALIHDIKPAATVVSDMILEFQESVNLIKNKF
- a CDS encoding glyoxalase superfamily protein produces the protein MKAKAKVKFISVHPVLAVKNVIQSLGFYVNKLGFKVAFADHKTNPKYVGIKRGLVEIHLQQHHDASEWEHTIERPMLRFLVLSTENLFEEYKAKGIFHAQTSIKKTTWNTKEFAFYDLDKNGLTFYENL
- a CDS encoding LytR/AlgR family response regulator transcription factor translates to MKIRYILVDDDPKMLSYVKEKIDTIAKTYNLEHVSSYHSSINAYNKINNDSYDLLIVDFDMPGLNGIQLSEKIASSKKVVFLTSTTGKHGEIINNLDISGYMSKPFDLEDFETILKNKIIGKIQTKGRVETGKINLSVGDSNYMFKAEDAYYITTAKIITTKNREGCQAKKNYVSIYGKNDEVLIENIRMTISNLSEELKPYNFEKITQRTIINLSHVKSRISTEISLHHCEQKFEISIKEKSSFISKIASFFSPKR
- a CDS encoding LytS family sensor histidine kinase, which produces MEQGLFDDLLTEDDLLLIISIVLFIAFVIAFSRNIFNVYKKRAYKKENNALKEYVVANEKAVTGYSKQLRDIEKLEKELLLRHEKSMFLEKELKTIKRNSEKKISTLGQEINHQQRAFEKYADYKSVEANNTRLGAHFIKNVINQVYMDLESARANYKTIWGVHYKIGKSEMGIPPIDALKNIFNLLDYNVAALNKTAISITEELKYVEMFLELIRYLKPNAKIELEDLLNDEQRSTLEIKPTLFFPFVENALKHGSLNDENSFITIKLEQNEHNKLNYSLINSAEVQLEHPVKITDTESGFGLNALEQLINTYYPGSKLSHEALPNKQYISRLTLAIAS
- a CDS encoding cytidylate kinase family protein: MIDKITLSGFAGSGKSTIGKNLQEALNFEFISVGNFSRKLANEEYKMTINAFQQKCTKNPKLDAEIDKKFQIECNSKDNLVIDYRLGFKFIQNAFHVLLKVSDQEAVSRIKAANRTDETISAKAIDTRNENMRTRFLSSYNVDFTNEKNYHLLIDTDSLTPKEITNLIIEEFKKITI